AACGTCTTGAACCGCTCTCCGTCGTACTCGAATCCGCTCTGCAACACGCGAACTTCCAAAGTCTGACCCTTGTACTTCTTGGTGATGGACGTTCCCGGCGAAGGGAGTCTGGGATCGGACTGCAGAGCGCTCTTCACGGATTTTGTAGCCGAAATCATCGGCTGATCGTCTCTCGGTGGAGTTGTTCTCACTTCGGCTTCGACCGCCAGCTCTTCGGCCCGTCTTCGAGCCCGTTGACTGAGGTCGCCTTCTGCGATTGCCTGCAACCGCCAGCCAACCTTGCGGATGAGATAGGCTTTGTGACGGGAACGGGGTGGCTCTCCGAAGACCTCGGCGTAGCGATTACGAAGTTCGTCCGTGGTGAGTTGCTGCAGCGCAGCGAGTTCGTTCTCAATGTTCATGGCAATCCTCTCAGTCTCAAAGTGTTCTCCGGTCGCGATGAATACGACCATGTGGTTGGCGGGTCTTCAGACGCGAAGCACAGCTACGGTTGATCGCGGGCTGAAAGCTCTTGGGCAACAGTCACACTGGGCCTTGTTTGGTGGAGAACCTCAAGGCATGTGCCACCGGATTCGGAAGAGGATTTGGGACTGCGAGAGTCACAGCGTTTTGAGAGCCTGCTGTGACGGCGAACTCCGTCGGCAAGAATGGCGACAAGGTCGCGGAGGTTCTGGTGAGAAGATTGTTCCTGCATTAAGTTCCCGGTGCTCAGCGAGAGGTAAGATCGACGATGACCCAATGCCATCGCCTCTCTTATTACTTATGCAGAAAAAGTCTCCGTTGTCCGCTGTTCTCATCACCGGGCAGTCGGAGTATTTCGGAGGGGAATTCGAAAACCCGAATCATGCATGTCGAACCGAACGAGCTGATAACCCAAACGCTTTGTCTCTGTGAGTGAAGAGAGACTTTCGGTGCAAAAGAGGAGCCTTGAAACGAATCGTCGGTGACTGAGTTGTCTCTATTAATTCGGCAGAGACACTTTGAGGATACGCGGAGCAACGCAAACTGTTGCGGAGATTGGGGATCGAGTTGCGTGTCTCTGGTTGAGCGCAAAAGAAAACCCCACGGTCGCAAAACTTGCTACCTTGGGGCTTTAGTGGCGGGGGCCGGATTCGAACCGACGACCTCGAGGTTATGAGCCTCGCGAGCTACCGGGCTGCTCCACCCCGCGTCATGTGAGGAATACTATCGGTCGTTTTCAGAATGTCGACCCAGTTTTCCGTAGAAATTTGTGAAATCTTCTTGGAATTGGGGCGGCGGTGCTTTTTGGTCGGCGTGAATGAA
The sequence above is drawn from the Thalassoglobus sp. JC818 genome and encodes:
- a CDS encoding DUF2924 domain-containing protein encodes the protein MNIENELAALQQLTTDELRNRYAEVFGEPPRSRHKAYLIRKVGWRLQAIAEGDLSQRARRRAEELAVEAEVRTTPPRDDQPMISATKSVKSALQSDPRLPSPGTSITKKYKGQTLEVRVLQSGFEYDGERFKTLSAVAKAITGSHCNGFRFFKLGGAT